The sequence GTGGCAATGATTGGGGTTTCCGCCGTGCTTAGTTTATCTGGTATTCCTTTTAGTGGACCTATTGGCGCCGCGCGAGTTGGTTACATTAACGACCAGTATGTGCTTAACCCTACCCAGGCTGAACTGGCAACAAGTCGACTAGATTTGGTGGTTGCTGGGACAGAGAATGCGGTACTGATGGTAGAATCCGAAGCGCAGCTGTTAAGTGAAGAGCAAATGCTAGGCGCAATAGTATACGGACATAATCAGCAGCAGGTAGTGATTGAGAATATACATCAACTAGTAACCTTAGCAGGTAAACCAAAGTGGCCATATAATATGCCCGACGTTGATGTCGCTCTGCAGGAGCGAGTAACAGAGCTGGCAGAAGCCCGTTTAAGCGATGCTTATTACATTACTCAGAAGCAAGAACGTTATGCCATGTTGGATGCTATTAAGGCCGATGTCGTAGAAGAGCTGACAAGCAAGGACGACAATATAAATCAAAATACCATTAGAGACATCCTGGGTACGTTGGAGAAAAATGTGGTGCGTAGTCGCATACTACGCGGTGAACCGCGTATTGATGGCCGTGAGAAAGATATGATTCGCGGTCTGGACGTGCGCACAGGAGTATTGCCACGTACCCATGGGTCGGCGCTGTTCACCCGCGGGGAAACCCAGGCGTTAGTCACTGCAACTCTAGGTACTGAGCGCAACGCGCAGAATATCGATGAATTGACTGGTGAACGTATAGAAAGGTTCCTGTTACACTACAATTTTCCACCTTACTGCGTCGGTGAAATTGGCGTGGTAGGTGCACCAAAGCGCCGTGAAATAGGCCACGGCCGGCTGGCTAAACGTGGTGTTATGGCTGTGATGCCAAACGCTAGCGAGTTCCCTTACACCGTACGCGTAGTATCGGAAATAACGGAATCTAACGGCTCATCATCCATGGCTTCTGTGTGCGGCGCTTCACTAGCACTGATGGATGCTGGGGTTCCAATTAAGGCAGCAGTGGCCGGTATTGCCATGGGACTGATAAAAGAAAAAGATAATTTCATGGTGTTATCAGATATTCTGAGTGATGAAGATCATCTAGGCGATATGGATTTCAAAGTTGCTGGCAGCCGTGAAGGAATTACTGCACTACAGATGGATATTAAAATTGAAGGCATAAACAGCGAAATCATGCAGGTGGCGCTGAATCAAGCTAAGAGCGCGCGCATGCATATTCTTGACGTCATGGAGCTGGCAATCAGCTCGCCACGTGGTGATATTTCTGAATTTGCGCCTCGCATTCATACTATTAAAATCAGTTCCGATAAAATCAAGGATGTAATTGGTAAAGGCGGTTCTGTTATCCGCGCGCTAACCGAAGAAACTGGCACTACGATAGAAATTGAAGATGACGGTACCGTGAAAGTCTCATCCAACGACAGTAATAAAGCCCGCGCAGCAATTTGCCGCATTGAAGAGATTACCTCGGAAATTGAAGTTAACCGTGTTTATAACGGTAAAGTCACCCGTATCGTTGACTTCGGTGCATTTGTTGCCCTCGTTGGTGGTAAAGAAGGGTTGGTGCATATCTCCCAGATTGCTAATAAACGTATAGATAAAGTAAATGATTATCTGGAACTTGGCCAGGAAGTGCATGTTAAGGTGCTGGAAGTGGACCGTCAAGGTCGCGTGCGCCTCAGCATCAAGGAAGCTAGTATCACCACCAACTAGATGCAGTTAGCATCCTGATTGCGAAGCAGTTTGTTAACATGATGGAGGACAGGAAGTACGTCTAGCAAATTTATTCGGTAGGGGGAAGACTGCCTTGCTGGTGGTTAGTTACGTTACAATGACTGGTCTGGTAGAGAAACTCTAACCGTACCTTAGCTACCGTAATCTGTTCCGCTGGCTATGGTTTTTGCTCGAATAGAAACAACTACGATCATCGCTTCTGCCCTGTTCACCATCATGGTTTATAATTTTTATAACAACGTGCATTACCTTATTAAGTACTGTTATACAGTAGCTGAGACGCCAGACCTTGACAGTAATCGGTAACAATTGTTATTGGCGCTTTTAGGCTAAGTGCAAGACTTACTATTTTTCAGCTATGAGTATTTTATGTTTTAAATCTAATGTGAGCCAGTTTATGCTGTTAATGTTTATAGGCTGGTCGCCAGAATGAGGCGTGTTTCAATGTCTACAATAACAACTTTTTTTACTGATCTGGGGCTAAAATCTTCTATACTTCAAGCCCTGACCGATCTAGGTTATGAAAAGCCGTCACCTATCCAGGCCGCCTGTATTCCGCCTATGTTGGCCGGACGTGACATCCTTGGTATGGCGCAGACCGGCAGCGGTAAAACTGCGGCCTTTTCTCTGCCGCTGTTACACAATATTAATCCCGAACTAGCCGCACCACAGGTGCTAGTACTAGCGCCTACTAGAGAACTGGCGATACAAGTTGGGTCAGCCTGCGCCGATTTCGCCAAACATATGAAAGGTGTTAGTATAGTAGCCCTGTACGGCGGTCAGCGTTATGATGTCCAGTTGCGCGCGTTGCGTCAAGGGCCGCAAGTTGTGGTCGGCACTCCTGGCCGCCTACTAGACCATTTGAAACGCGGTACTCTGGATCTATCTAATTTGAGTGGACTAGTAATCGACGAAGCAGATGAGATGTTGCGCATGGGCTTTATCGAAGACGTAGAAAAAATTTTGACACAGGTACCAGAGCAACACCAGACCGCGCTGTTCTCTGCGACCATGCCGGAAGCAATTCGCCGTATTACTCGCCGTTTTATGAACGATCCGCAGGAAGTGCGTATTCAATCCAGTATTACTACACGTCCGGATATCAGCCAGAGCTATTGGACAGTTCATGGTATACGCAAGAATGAAGCTCTGGTACGTTTCTTAGAAGTAGAAGATTTTGATGCTGCCATTATATTCGTACGCACAAAAACCGCCACACTGGAAGTAGCAGAAGTGTTAGAGCGTAGCGGTTATAATAGTGCTGCCCTAAACGGTGACATGAATCAGACACTACGCGAGCAAACATTAGAACGTTTAAAGGATGGTCGCTTGGATATTCTGATTGCAACAGATGTCGCCGCTCGCGGCCTAGACGTTGATCGCATCAGCCTAGTCGTGAACTACGATATTCCGCTGGATTCCGATTCTTACATACACCGTATTGGTCGTACCGGTCGTGCCGGCCGCGCCGGCCGGGCGCTATTATTCGTGGAAAATCGAGAGCGCCGTCTGCTACGCAATATCGAACGCATTATGATGCTGACCATACCTGCGGTAGAACTACCAACCGCTGAGGTATTGAGTACACGTCGTTTGTCTAAGTTTACTGCTAAGGTACAAAATCAGCTGGCAAGTAGAGATCTTGATCTGTACCGCTCACTGCTAACCAAACTACAACCGGCAGAAGAAATTGATATGGAAACGCTAGCAGCTATTCTGTTAAAAATGGCCCAATGTGAACGCCCACTGATCCTGCCCCCTGATTCGTTGATTGAACGACGCCCACGCCGCGAGTTCCTGAAGCGCAACGAGCGGCAGGAGAACGACGAACGTTTATCGCGGCAGCGTCGTAACAGCGGCGACAGAGGTGAGATGGATCTCTACCGTATCGAGGTAGGTCGTGATGATGGTGTCGAAGTACGCCATATAGTTGGCGCCATCGCCACCGAAGGTGACATTAATAGCCGCTATATAGGCAATATTAAATTATTCGCCTCCTATTCTACAATTGAGTTGCCTAAAGGTATGACAGGAGAAATGCTATCTAACTTTACCCGCACGCGTATTATGAATAAACCGATTAAAATGCAGTTTATAGGTGCCGCATGGTCGCGCAGCTGTGATGATCGCCGAAAGTTCATTAGCAGCGAAAGCCGGTTTAGTCGTGGCAGTAAGCGCCCAGAATACCGCGGCGCAAGGTTAACAGACGACAGTAAATTAAGAAGAAAGTAAATTAATTGGCTTCGCGCTTGTTTTCGATGACCTCAGCTTAAGCAGCGGTGTTATGATTGAATAACGCATAAAATAACATGCGCACGATATACAGCATCAGTAACTAAAGGTGAAAAAAAACAGCCAGGCATCCGGTCCGGCATCTACTCTAGCATTGACATTATCCAATAAATTAGGAAGACAAAATGTACCAGCAAGAAGTTAAGATTACTGCTCCTAATGGTCTACATACTCGTCCTGCCGCTCAGTTTGTTAAAAAAGCAAAAGGATTTATTTCCGACATTACCGTCACCTCAAATGGCAAAAGCTCCAGCGCTAAAAGCTTGTTAAAATTGCAAACTATTGGTCTGACTAAGGGTACTATCGTTAATATCGCAGCAGAAGGCGCGGATGAACAAAAAGCAGTAGAACAGTTGGTTAAACTGCTCGCAGAGCTGGAGTAATATAGGTCAGGTCTTTGTTATGCTATGCATCATGAGTAGGGTGGGGTTATGATTTCAGGTATTTTAGCATCACCGGGTATTGCATTTGGTAAAGTGTTGCTACTTAAGGAAGAGGAGTTGGTAATCAACGGGGAAAACATCACTGCAGAACAGGTCGAGCAGGAAGTTGAACGTTTTCGTGCTGGACGTGCCCAATCTGCCGCGCAGCTGGAAGTAATCAAAACTAAAGCGAGAAACACCTGCGGTGAAGAAAAGGCAGCCATCTTCGATAGTCATATAATGTTATTGGAAGATGAAGAACTTGAGCAAGACATCATAGCTTTTATCAAAGAACAACTCGTTAGCGCAGATGCTGCTGTTTATGCAGTGCTTGAACAGCAGGCAAAGGCATTGGCAGAACTTCATGACGAATATCTAAAAGAACGCGCCACCGATGTGCGCGATATTGGTAAACGTTTGCTGCGTAATATTCTTGCACTGCCGATTATAGATATAGACTTGAATGCCATCAGCGATGAAGCCATACTAGTAGCGGTAGATTTGACTCCTTCGGAAATTGCGCAGCTTAATCTGAATAAAGTGTTGGGCTTCATCACCAATTTCGGTGGCCGAACCTCACATACATCAATTATGGCTCGTTCACTGGAGCTGCCGGCTATCGTTGGCACTGGTAATATTACTCAGCAAGTCACTAATGGTGATTATTTGATTCTGGATGCTATAAATAACCAGATTTATATTAATCCTGAACCAAAATTAATTGAACAGCTGAAAGCGCTGCAAATACAATACGCAACAGAAAAGAAAGAATTGGCTAAACTGAATGATCTACCTGCAGTGACGCTTGACGGTCATAAGGTGGAATTATGCGCCAATATTGGCACCTTGCGTGACGTGATGAGCGCTGAAAGTAACGGTGCCGAAGGAATAGGCCTGTATCGTACCGAGTTCTTGTTTATGGACCGTGATTCATTACCTAGCGAAGAAGAGCAGTTCCAAGCTTATAAAGCGGTGGTGGAATCTATGTCCACTGGCTCTATTATAGTGCGTACCATGGATATCGGTGGTGATAAGTCTGTGCCTTATATGAATCTACCGAAAGAGGACAATCCATTCCTCGGATGGCGTGCCATCCGCATTGGGCTCGACCGTAAAGAAATATTGCACACACAGCTGCGCGCCATTCTACGCGCCTCCGCTTTTGGCAAACTGCGCATCATGTATCCGATGATTATTTCCGTGGAAGAAGTACGTACCCTACAACATGAGCTCTCGCTGCTAAAACAGCAACTACGTGAAGAGGGTAAGTGCTTCGATGAGGGCATCGAAGTAGGAGTGATGGTAGAAACACCGGCCGCCGCGGTTATCTCACACCATCTTGCACAGGAAGTAGATTTCTTTAGTATCGGTACAAACGATCTTACCCAATATACTCTTGCCGTTGATCGCGGGAATAAGCTCATTGCTAATCTATATAACCCTATGTCTCCTGCAGTACTGACCTTAATCAAACAAGTTATTGACGCATCTCACGCTGCTGGTAAATGGACTGGTATGTGCGGCGAGCTTGCGGGAGATGAACATGCTACAATACTGTTATTAGGAATGGAACTGGATGAATTCAGCATAAGTGCTATCTCTATACCTAGTATTAAGAAAATCATTCGCAATACCAATTTTTGCGATGCAAAGAAATTAGCAAAGGAAGCATTAGCTCAGTCAACTGCAGAAGATTTAATTAATTTGGTAAACAAATTTATTGAAAAAAAATGAGCTACTGATTTCACAAAACTGATCTCATCTAAATTATTATTTAGTCTATAGTGCATAAACATAGTAACAAACTAACCAAGTTACCCTACCTATTAAGGTAAAGAGCTGGCATTAACGTACTTGGCTGTATGTCGTGTTTGATGTACGTCTTGTTAAGAACCTTATTTGTGGATCAGATTGTTGAAGCAAAAAAAAACAGTAGATATTTATCTATGCTTTCCTTACAATGCTCTAAATAAGCTGTGTATGGGCAGTTTAGCTAATGGATTGCGATGACGAGGAGTAGTCGGGGGGGTAGGTAAGCAAGAAATATTCAGCCAATTATATTGGCTGAACGGGACATGTGGCACCATAGAATTTTATTAGTGGGTGGTTAATAACACCATTTGGATCTTCAATTGGGGTAAGTATTTAATGAAAACTTTTACAGCCAAACTAGAAACTATAAAACGTAACTGGTATATTGTGGACGGTAAAGGAAAAACACTTGGCCGTCTTGCGACCTTCTTGGCGCATCGGCTGCGTGGCAAGCATAAAACAGAATATACGCCACATGTAGATACCGGTGATTATCTTATTGTACTGAACGCTAACAAAGTATGTGTTACTGGCAATAAACGTAATGATAAAATCTACTATCACTACACTGGTCACGTCGGTGGTATCAAAGAAGTAACTTTTGACAAGATGATGGCTAAAAGTCCTGAACGTATACTGGAAATAGCCATTAAGGGCATGCTACCAAAAGGTCCATTGGGTCGTACTATGTTACGTAAACTGAAAGTTTACGCCGGTCACGAACACAAACATGCAGCACAGCAACCGCAAGTGCTAGAAATTTAATTAGGATTATCAACAATGGTTGTAAATCAATATTACGGTACTGGTCGCCGTAAAAGCGCTTCCGCCCGCGTATTTATTAAGGCTGGTTGCGGTAATATCGTTATTAATCAGTGTAGGTTAGATCAGTACTTTGGTCGAAAAACTGCCCGCATGGTTGTTTGTCAGCCGCTGGAACTAGTTGATATGGTGAATAACCTTGATCTGTACATCACTGTTAAAGGTGGTGGTATATCAGGTCAGGCAGGAGCCATTCGCCACGGTATTACTCGTGCGTTGATGAAATATGATGAAAATTTACGCACCAGTTTGCTCAAAGCAGGTTTTGTTACGCGTGATGCCCGTCAGGTGGAACGTAAGAAAGTTGGTCTGCGTAAAGCACGTCGGCAGCCGCAATTTTCTAAACGTTAGTTATATCTATTGTATTGACGTTGAAAGTACGTACTCAACCATGGTTTTTTTTGTTTACTGCTTTCTTAATTAAAGAAACTTTATTATTCTTACACAACTTTGTTGTGTTGCCATTGTTCATGACACTAATACCCCTAACCTATACCACATTTAACCCAGCTAACTACTGGCAACAGGTCAAGAAGTAGTTGTCAATAACTAATAATGTTGTAATCAATCAGCTCTGTGTATTTATTGTGTAGCAGTTGCGCAGCTGCAGTAGTTTATTTTGCACGGTGCTTGATGCGTGCGCTGCTTCTATGTTATTTGCCTGCCTA is a genomic window of Candidatus Moranella endobia PCIT containing:
- the pnp gene encoding polyribonucleotide nucleotidyltransferase, with translation MLTPLVHKFQYGQHTVTLETGIMARQATAAVMVSMDDTAVLVTVVGAKDAKIGQSYFPLTVNYQERTYAAGRFPGGFFRREGRPSEGETLIARLIDRPIRPLFPAGFLNEVQVIATVVSGNPQVSPDIVAMIGVSAVLSLSGIPFSGPIGAARVGYINDQYVLNPTQAELATSRLDLVVAGTENAVLMVESEAQLLSEEQMLGAIVYGHNQQQVVIENIHQLVTLAGKPKWPYNMPDVDVALQERVTELAEARLSDAYYITQKQERYAMLDAIKADVVEELTSKDDNINQNTIRDILGTLEKNVVRSRILRGEPRIDGREKDMIRGLDVRTGVLPRTHGSALFTRGETQALVTATLGTERNAQNIDELTGERIERFLLHYNFPPYCVGEIGVVGAPKRREIGHGRLAKRGVMAVMPNASEFPYTVRVVSEITESNGSSSMASVCGASLALMDAGVPIKAAVAGIAMGLIKEKDNFMVLSDILSDEDHLGDMDFKVAGSREGITALQMDIKIEGINSEIMQVALNQAKSARMHILDVMELAISSPRGDISEFAPRIHTIKISSDKIKDVIGKGGSVIRALTEETGTTIEIEDDGTVKVSSNDSNKARAAICRIEEITSEIEVNRVYNGKVTRIVDFGAFVALVGGKEGLVHISQIANKRIDKVNDYLELGQEVHVKVLEVDRQGRVRLSIKEASITTN
- the ptsI gene encoding phosphoenolpyruvate-protein phosphotransferase PtsI, with translation MISGILASPGIAFGKVLLLKEEELVINGENITAEQVEQEVERFRAGRAQSAAQLEVIKTKARNTCGEEKAAIFDSHIMLLEDEELEQDIIAFIKEQLVSADAAVYAVLEQQAKALAELHDEYLKERATDVRDIGKRLLRNILALPIIDIDLNAISDEAILVAVDLTPSEIAQLNLNKVLGFITNFGGRTSHTSIMARSLELPAIVGTGNITQQVTNGDYLILDAINNQIYINPEPKLIEQLKALQIQYATEKKELAKLNDLPAVTLDGHKVELCANIGTLRDVMSAESNGAEGIGLYRTEFLFMDRDSLPSEEEQFQAYKAVVESMSTGSIIVRTMDIGGDKSVPYMNLPKEDNPFLGWRAIRIGLDRKEILHTQLRAILRASAFGKLRIMYPMIISVEEVRTLQHELSLLKQQLREEGKCFDEGIEVGVMVETPAAAVISHHLAQEVDFFSIGTNDLTQYTLAVDRGNKLIANLYNPMSPAVLTLIKQVIDASHAAGKWTGMCGELAGDEHATILLLGMELDEFSISAISIPSIKKIIRNTNFCDAKKLAKEALAQSTAEDLINLVNKFIEKK
- the rplM gene encoding 50S ribosomal protein L13, with amino-acid sequence MKTFTAKLETIKRNWYIVDGKGKTLGRLATFLAHRLRGKHKTEYTPHVDTGDYLIVLNANKVCVTGNKRNDKIYYHYTGHVGGIKEVTFDKMMAKSPERILEIAIKGMLPKGPLGRTMLRKLKVYAGHEHKHAAQQPQVLEI
- the ptsH gene encoding phosphocarrier protein Hpr; protein product: MYQQEVKITAPNGLHTRPAAQFVKKAKGFISDITVTSNGKSSSAKSLLKLQTIGLTKGTIVNIAAEGADEQKAVEQLVKLLAELE
- a CDS encoding DEAD/DEAH family ATP-dependent RNA helicase is translated as MSTITTFFTDLGLKSSILQALTDLGYEKPSPIQAACIPPMLAGRDILGMAQTGSGKTAAFSLPLLHNINPELAAPQVLVLAPTRELAIQVGSACADFAKHMKGVSIVALYGGQRYDVQLRALRQGPQVVVGTPGRLLDHLKRGTLDLSNLSGLVIDEADEMLRMGFIEDVEKILTQVPEQHQTALFSATMPEAIRRITRRFMNDPQEVRIQSSITTRPDISQSYWTVHGIRKNEALVRFLEVEDFDAAIIFVRTKTATLEVAEVLERSGYNSAALNGDMNQTLREQTLERLKDGRLDILIATDVAARGLDVDRISLVVNYDIPLDSDSYIHRIGRTGRAGRAGRALLFVENRERRLLRNIERIMMLTIPAVELPTAEVLSTRRLSKFTAKVQNQLASRDLDLYRSLLTKLQPAEEIDMETLAAILLKMAQCERPLILPPDSLIERRPRREFLKRNERQENDERLSRQRRNSGDRGEMDLYRIEVGRDDGVEVRHIVGAIATEGDINSRYIGNIKLFASYSTIELPKGMTGEMLSNFTRTRIMNKPIKMQFIGAAWSRSCDDRRKFISSESRFSRGSKRPEYRGARLTDDSKLRRK
- the rpsI gene encoding 30S ribosomal protein S9 — translated: MVVNQYYGTGRRKSASARVFIKAGCGNIVINQCRLDQYFGRKTARMVVCQPLELVDMVNNLDLYITVKGGGISGQAGAIRHGITRALMKYDENLRTSLLKAGFVTRDARQVERKKVGLRKARRQPQFSKR